The Syngnathoides biaculeatus isolate LvHL_M chromosome 1, ASM1980259v1, whole genome shotgun sequence region GATGGCGGTGGTATcgggtgaaggggggggggggacgggggggggtcATAAATCGAGACTccttgtactgtatttgcataCAGTATTGCTGCATAGCCCAAAGACAACATGACCCAGCCGTGGGTGCTCCTTTCCCGGctgtaaaaataatcattttccttttttaaaggaaaaaaaaaactcaggggCCGGAGAACTGGGGGGACGATagacacttttttggggggattgaCAGCTTTCCAACCCTCGCTCCAGCCAGCCGGGGGCAGCTGTTCGTCCATCGCCCCCGAGAAGAGGTAAGCGAGATGCCGTCCGCCGTGGGACCGACCACCTCGGTGCTAGTTAGCGACGAGCTAACTGTGCTAGCTACGTAGCTAACCCGACAGAAACAGCCACCATTAATGATGGCAATCTAAATAGACACCGATTTTGTTGCTATGTAGCAACACATTTTAGTTGTATTACTGTAATACTTTTTGAGCGTCCAATGTGCAAGTTTAGATAAGTTAACCGAGACCAGGCGGACTACCGCGTCAATGTGTACAACCGTGGCAACTTTCCTTCTtttgcttttcaaaataaaacaaagtttaaCAACGCTTCGTTAAGCATGGCGTGGAatgtacttttgttttgaaacgtGAGTGCTACGATTTCCGCATTTCATTTGATTGGTAACGTTTGACTTAACGAATGGTTTCGGAGCAGGCTCCAGGGAACCAGCCGGAGTTAGCGACGTTAGCTTAGCCAAATTAGCCTTCCGGCAAGTCATCTTGAGGCTGTCGGTCTGCCAGCATGCTAATAGCCTTTTAACCACCGCGACACACTGCGGTACGCCCGCTGTCTCTAGGAGGTCCACCGCGAGCGGAACTCCTCGCCGAGTGGAGCCATGCGGCAGTGGTGCGTCCCCGCTGCGACCCGAAGCGCGGAGCCACTCCCGGGGCGCCTGTCCGTGTCGCCCCCTCCATCAGGTAGGCTAACGGCGGCTGGGGGGTTCACATCAGTGACATGACATTTATTGTCTGTCCGGAATGATTTTggaaaactctgaattcaatGAATGCGTCGAGTTGGCTTTACTGCAACTTTTAAAGGAAGTTTCAACTTTGGACTTAATTGAAGAAACAGATTGACATTCCTGGATGTCTTATACAACAACAAGTTATACAACAAGCTtgtctttaaagaaaaaaatgttggacaTGTCTCAATGGTGACTTGTGAATTTTTGTTTAATATCTACTAATATAAGTAGTCCTTTTAACTCATTGCCCTGCCACATACCAAGAGATGTTTTGACTATTTtagtcacccatccatccattttctgagccgtttatcctcacaagggactgctggagccttatcccagctgtcatcggggacgAAATAATGAGAGgtgaaaaatacacacagacTAGTGGATaaaacatttgcctcacagttctgaggttttgtGCTTGAATGCCTACTCCAGCCTTCCTCTATAGAGGTTGCAACTTTTCagtgtgtttgcatttttttttttttagtgctccAGCTTCCTTCCACCTTCCCCAAACTTAATTTGTTTGGCTCATTGGAGACACAAAATTGACCGTcggttttgtttgtctttttgtgccctTCGATTCAGCTGGATGACGTGTCTGTGTTGAGAAAAGTccgggcatccctgctaaagctactcccCCCTCCCCGCCACCTGACCTCGGATAAAGGGATGGATGGGTCTTCTAGAGTTGCGCAGGTGTACCTGATGTCGTGGAGTGTGTGTATCTCTTGTGCAGATGTCAGAATGGAGTGCTGCGGGGTAGAGCCACGCTACACCATCGAGCAAATCGACCTCCTGCAGCGTCTGCGCCTCTCTGGCATGACCAAACCTCAGATCGTCCACGCTTTAGAGTCTCTGGAGAGGCTCGACCCAGACCGCCGTCCGCCTCACTGTGACTCCCACACGGCCCCTTccagtaacaacaacaacaacaacagcagcagcagcaacaacacacACGCCACCACGTCCGCACCGGCACCGTCCTCTTCTTCGTCCGCCTCATCTCTCTCCCTCGCCTCGGCCACCACGCAGACCTCCGGCCTGGACGGCGCCGCGCTGTCCCCCAGCAACAGCTTTGAAGCTTCGCCTCCTCCCCTGTACCCCACCAGCGTCCCCGTGCAGCGCTCGTTCAGCTACGACATTGTCGGGGAGGAGGAGTGGGACCTGGAGGAGAAGGTTGAGGAGTACATGAGGTGAGGACGGTCAGGCATGAATTAGCACCGAGTTAGGGTGAATAGAAGCGAATAAAGGGACAGACAAAGACAAGCTATTATAACTTCAGGTAATGGCACTTGAGTTCCCCAGAGCTGCAGGCTGTTCCACGGCAAGTGTAGTCCCGTTAATTCAGGTCAGGTGTACTGGGatggctgggggtggggggactttTCTCTGAATAAGTTCAGCTATCCAGCAGCATGCAAAGTTACTCTGTTACTGTTTGTAACTTTCACAGGAGGGATAGTAACCTGGTGAAAGAGGAGATCAAAACCTTCCTCAACAACCGCAGGATCTCTCAGGCAATCGTGGGACAAGTTACAGGTAAGAAAAGACGACGGAATCCGTTCCCAttaaaatcaattaatcaatgttgacgtgtctgagcaaacacactataAGGCCGTGagtgctccctttgaccactgtgagcatcATCAGACGTACACGCtatggtcaatcagtgtcatccgttGAAGTTACAcgggctcattaaaaggttcaggtTACATTcacatcagaacatttttaagaacaattttgtgtttttacaaacttacactgaaaatgtcaacaaacaaaaatgtacattgctaaccaaaccaagccaactatgaactataaatttgaaatgtcgctttcaactttgtttcatttatttttttttttaacccacaatgatatccccgtctgtttttcttggtgtaaaactgaattattgcttgcagaatatctttggcaatgcatgttgaaagctgaatgatgctcccaaactgttttaggGTTAATATTATATTGCTTCCtagatttaaaatacagaattagctttttggggaCTGTATcgcctgtgctttcatcctcgatcaggctgtgccaaggtggaatttgagCATTACATACCAATTGTAATTACCCCTTTATGAGCGgcgggggcggagtcaggtaaaccaggaagtagatTGTGTGGCCGCAGAtcgttgtgagaggcagtgtgctggcatgatttaaacaaaaaacaaaacaaaacatcagactgtagttcactgcgctggatctcttttcatcagcgctgagagtgtgcgacaaatgcgcagttgcgcagatCCTATGGAACATTGGTGTCCTGCATAAAATTTTCATTAATcgtgcaagaaatatttactgtaacagTTTAACTTTATGAATTGTCGTGCAAATATAATAAGTTAGCTAGTCTTATTTCATGCTTTGCAAGCAAAGCATTGAATTTTAATGACACATGAAAGGTAGCCAATGGCATACATTTTTAACAAGAAAGGAGGCAATTTATTCCTTTcttccacaatttaaaacagttcccagcTGTCATGATGACATATTTGTGAtctcatatcatatcatatatcAAACCTTTTCTCATCCTGCTGCAAGTGGTCAGTTTTGTCTCCATCTGTCATGCCCCGGCCTTTTCCACTGCGCCAATAGCGAGTCTGGATTTTGTTACCATAACAACTAGGCGTGGAGCTAGCACTACACTTCGTCCAGaatttaaaaatctgaatattaCCCGTGACACACGCGTAATACCCCACAAACGGCATTGATTTATATTGCTGCTCGTGGAAGGAGAACTACTGCAAAGTGACTCTCCATAATGTTTTTATGTcctaaaattatgttttgtcacAGTTGTTGTCTGTTGTTGTACAAAAGCAGCTCCAAGtactggagaaaaattctttgtgtgttcgTGACGCACTCAGCAactaaagatgattctgattatatagcagaaaaacattttgaccccaatttgcttgtttttttttttttttttttggaagttgtGATATTTTTTAACTCCTTTACTCAGGCATCAGTCAGAGTTACATTTCGCAGTGGTTGCTGCAGCAGGGTCTGGAGATGAGCGACTCCAAGCGCAGAGCTTTCTACCGCTGGTACCTGCTGGAGAGAAACAACCCAGGTGAGGGCTCGGCGAAGACCGATAAGGTTACGGTTTCAATCGGGATTTCAAGGAACGCTTGCTTACTCCTACTTCCTCCTGCATGCGGAAGATGGCGCACACAACTTTGATCTTGTCTTTGTCTTGTCATGCCCAAAAATAGTTCACTTGAGACACAcacatcctcttcctcctttcaTCTTTGCTTTCATATCTTTACCCGCTCCATCCTTGACGCTTTGCTGTAGTTCTCATACTGGAGCTACTCTGGTGCTGGTTTTCCCTCCTACACGGACCGATactaacaataacaacaatgatCCTCCGCAGTGGCTCCGATCCAACGGAGCCACAGCGCTTTGCTTCTGATTAAAGCTTATATTCACTCGGCTGACACGGCAAAAAGAATACGAAGCAGCAAATTCTCATTGGCTGATTGCACAGCACGGCACAATACAAATTCCATTTGCGCCAACTGATGTCTGCAATCTTACCCTGACTGAAGGGCTGAGGTGGAGTGAAAGCCAGCACAGCGCGAGTCCCAGGGCCAGGGGAGGGGACAGAGATGGGCTGGCGGCGGGGGCGAGCGGCTGCCTTCCCAACCCCAACACCAACCTCAACCCCAACTCCAACCCCGTGTGGAGCAGGCAGAGAGAGCTGTTGATGCACTTGCTGCCGTGGTACACTGCCGCCGCCACCGCAGCCCAGCCAGGTAACCCTGGACCCTCCCTGTTCCACTCCAAACACCAAAGACCCCttctcaagactttttttttgggggggtaaagCCCCTTTGTGTTACTGGCTGACTTTGGAATGGGCACTAGaccacaaagcaaggtccataaagaaATGCTTGAGTTTGGTGTGGTAGTACTAGAGCTCTCAAGCCCATGAGACATAAAAGAAATATTTCTTCTGAATTCCCGCAGACTAGCTCCACATTCTTGTACAAAGTATTCCCAGCATAGTGGAAGCTATTATAGCTGCAAAGatacagtatttccattttatCTTTACTTCCTGTAGGCTGAGCATTCCAATACATTTGCTCCAGTTTTGTCCTACTTATCCCTTTTGGAAGTACTACCACAGGACCTAAACCTGTTTGACCCACATGCTTTGAGATCATTTTAGTGTCGAGTTTAGTTTTAATaataacccattcgtgggcagcgtcccatttttgggacatcatgattttcatgcattatatccttcagtatatcaaaatatttaagtgttttaatctttagccataatttggtatcaggagaggataactcatcggtcaaaattAGCagtgggacgagattataaattagtaaagttatcatataacttaaccataaatgaaaaagatgtgttatttccttgattgtggcctgttaggagacttttatctcaataaggaaaaaaattgccaccctgcccatgaatgggttaattatACAGGTGCATTTTAATCATTTGGagtataaataaaagaaaacttttATTTCAGTGGTTCAACTGAAAGTGAACCTACTAtgcagtatgattttttttttttttttttttttttttttttttggcagtaatCCCCTGCAACCGGTGTCTGTTCACTGTATAATATTATacagaattattaaaaaaatgcatactttCCAGAAGACAAATCCCAAACTAATTTCCATGTTAAAAGTAAAGTGCTATTAACGTAACAAtgccaaaacaaaattaaatgttccCTTCTTCGTGTAGtataaaagttcattttttaaattatcactGGAATTAATGTATTGCAATGCACCTGTATATTGTATCACAATTTTAAACTGGGGCACTCTGCTCGATAAAATGAATCCAGACCCTAATCGTGTGTTCTGCAATCTGCATTCTGACAACCACGCAAATGCCCTCTCTCCTCCAGGCGCAACTTTATCCATGCGTTCAATGGTGAAGGAAGAACCGGACTGGCGGACGGGGATCATGGCTGACCGACCGGCGATCGTCGGGGCGCCGCTGAGGCTGCGCCGGGGAAGCCGCTTTACCTGGAGGAAGGAGTGCCAGTCCATCATGGAGAGGTAAGAGACTCTACAAGACAGGGCGGGTGTCTTCTACTGCCTGATGTTTTCGGACTGTGTGATTTAACCTATCAGCGCCCACTTTAATTACAAGCAACATACCATACAGTGGTGTTTataacatgattaaaatgttcttGAAAAAATGCAgtctttttcagtgtttttactGTTTCAGCCTAGTACTGCAAAAACCCTTGAACAAATCTATCATTATTTTCTAATTCCTCACAGCAAATGCCATCGCACGCACATTTGAAGCATATGCTTCTCCCCCAGCCCCCTCCTCCATTTGTGCTGATTTTATTAAGCAGTTTTTTATTACCGCTGCTGCTGTGGAATATAAACTCTTCTCTTTCTCAGCTACCCAGGAGGATGCTGACAAAGTAGCATTGCTCCtacccctacacacacacacacacacacacacctccaagTCCCGCCCCATACAAACATTGCCACCCACTGTGTGCAATTGATTTGTCTATTAGACACGTGCAGTAAGTACTCGGTGCACTCACGGTAATAAGACCACACGGGGCCCTCTGCAGTGCTGATCCCAAGGAGCTTCTTTAGACCCAAGGACagacgtgtatgtgtgtgcatgtcaggCACTTTGTAAGACAACCCAGTGAACGAGAAAAGTTATTCCAACCCGGCTACTTTTAAATCCATCTGAACTGATTTAACTTGAGTTCTGTATTTGAAATGGTTCTCTTCACTCCCGCGGAGGAAGCGGGTCAGCACGATTTGAATATTTCCGTCGCTCTTCCAGCTTCTTCGTGGAGAATCAGTACCCCGACGAAGCGAAGCGGGAAGAGATCGCCAACGCCTGCAACTCGGTCATCCAGAAACCAGGTGCCAAAAGACTTTTGAAGCCGAGCATTATGGGGATAGCTACACTATAAATAGGTGCGGTAAGGAATTTGCTGAGCTTTGACACGGTTATTCCGTGCGTCTTTTGTGTTCAGGCTGCAAGCTGTCTGAGTTTGAGCGTGTGACAGCATTAAAGGTGTATAACTGGTTCGCTAACCGCCGTAAGGAGATGAAGCGGAGAGCGAATATCGGTGAGCACTTGATATGGGAGCGAGGAAGAAGCCTCTCTGAAAGTTTTACGCCGTTTATGTATGTATAGaagccgccattttggaaaGTCACGGCATTGAGGTCCCGAGTCCCAGCTGCCACTCCAACGGCGAAGAAGGGGAGATGCAAGAGTTCGCCGATCAGGTCAATCAACGTTTCTCAGAGCAGGTGGGTCACTGCTGATGCGAGTAACGGGCATATTGCATAAGTGATATTCAATGTAGAATTTAATAATTCTTGGTGCTTCCTTGTTAACAGGAGGAGGTGTCCACGCAGAGGATGGTGGAACAACAAGACCTCTCTGTCAGGCCCACCCCCGAAGTCCTCCCCAGCCCAGCCGTACAGGTGGCGGAACAGAAAGAGAAGGATGCAAAAAGGGAAACTGTGGACGAGGAGTGACCAAAAGCTGGTGaagtcatttgaattttaattgaaatactttaaaaaaaaaaagaaaagaaatgaaaaaagggGTCTGCTTCCTCCTCGGGTGGCTGACGACAGCGTCGGGCTCTGAAGCTCACTCAAGGGTGCCTCTGAAAAGAAAGAGGCTGCCATATTTATCGAAAGTTATCCTGCTAATTATGTTAAcagcaatatacagtacatatataaatatatccatAAACATATATATGAATGTGTAGTGCATTCCGACGTGGTATTAACAAGCCTAAATTCCTTAGAATTACCTAAAAAATACCTCACCCATTTtaatctttgttctttttttttttgtttgttttaatattttcttcGCCTCATGCTTTCTTTTTAACGCTGAGTGCTGATGAAGTGCCTGCAGGTCAGGTCAGAGAGACGTTTTCAAAGATCTCGTCTGcatgaatgtgtgtttttgtttggttgtttttattttggtttctcTGGTGCTGACGTCCGACCTCTAAGAGTCAAGTGATCAAATAATGCGTCTATCGTTGGAGTTTGCAAAGCCCTGAGGGACACCTGGAATCTCAGGAAATCCAACAATGGTGGATCAAGTCAGAGAAGAAGTGCACCagatgtgcgtgtgtatgtatgtacgtatgcgTGCGCGTCTGTGCCTGTACGCTTCAAGAGATTTTCTTCATCACATCCACGCTCACTCCAAACAGGATTttctatttatacattttttttattagaagaACAAAGCGAGGACTATCCATCATTTCTTTGTTGAACTCGATGCTGCTCttgttgctccttttttttttcctcccccccacccccccctcatCTAACCTCATTTTCCAAGCCTGTAAAGCTTCTTTCCAGCAAAACAAACGTCAATGTGATTGAAAATCACAACGCCGTCTTCTTCCTCCTTTATTGGAATAAGCTAAAAGCTTTTGCTTGCGTACTGCACTTCAAAAGTGGATCCTCACTCTAATAGTAATAATACCGCTTGTGTACATAATAACCCAGAGGATAATCGCGTTTGTGGGTGCTTTTTCTTCAAACTAACGACATTAGCAGAAATATACTGTAGCGTTGTCAAACTTGAAACATGACTAGCAGACTTCAAGCGTCCCGGAAGTCGCTCCCGAATTGTTCATAAAATGGACAAACGTGCTCGTCCGAAAccgtatttcctcaaatagtggccgTCCCTCTGCGTCGTCCTCTTTAAGACAAATCGAAACGCCTCCCTGAAATAAAAGCCTGCCTTTTCCCAtcagcgggggaaaaaaataaaaaaaaacgggtcGTAACTGTAATTACCTCAGATTGTACACGGACATAAATAGTTAACCAAAACTGCAGCATCTACCAAGGTAAATAGTCTTTTCACCTGAAGGAAATTCtataattttccatttttttttttttaaaccatatttCCTCAACCTCGTGGTTGTCCCTCAAATACACGCTGCGCCCCGATTAGTAAGCAGTGTGTCATCCACAAGTCAATGCCGCTCTCTAATAGATGCCATCTTTTTCCTATTAGGGAGAAAAAAGGGACATACCTGTAATTACCTCAGTTCACAAAAAGCGCTTTTTCACACAAGGCGTATCACAGTATTAAAGATTTTTTAGTGTTCTAGTGGGGGCTGGGATGCGGTCTCATGCAATAATG contains the following coding sequences:
- the zgc:91944 gene encoding homeobox-containing protein 1 isoform X1 encodes the protein MRQWCVPAATRSAEPLPGRLSVSPPPSDVRMECCGVEPRYTIEQIDLLQRLRLSGMTKPQIVHALESLERLDPDRRPPHCDSHTAPSSNNNNNNSSSSNNTHATTSAPAPSSSSSASSLSLASATTQTSGLDGAALSPSNSFEASPPPLYPTSVPVQRSFSYDIVGEEEWDLEEKVEEYMRRDSNLVKEEIKTFLNNRRISQAIVGQVTGISQSYISQWLLQQGLEMSDSKRRAFYRWYLLERNNPGLRWSESQHSASPRARGGDRDGLAAGASGCLPNPNTNLNPNSNPVWSRQRELLMHLLPWYTAAATAAQPGATLSMRSMVKEEPDWRTGIMADRPAIVGAPLRLRRGSRFTWRKECQSIMESFFVENQYPDEAKREEIANACNSVIQKPGCKLSEFERVTALKVYNWFANRRKEMKRRANIEAAILESHGIEVPSPSCHSNGEEGEMQEFADQVNQRFSEQEEVSTQRMVEQQDLSVRPTPEVLPSPAVQVAEQKEKDAKRETVDEE
- the zgc:91944 gene encoding homeobox-containing protein 1 isoform X4; its protein translation is MRQWCVPAATRSAEPLPGRLSVSPPPSDVRMECCGVEPRYTIEQIDLLQRLRLSGMTKPQIVHALESLERLDPDRRPPHCDSHTAPSSNNNNNNSSSSNNTHATTSAPAPSSSSSASSLSLASATTQTSGLDGAALSPSNSFEASPPPLYPTSVPVQRSFSYDIVGEEEWDLEEKVEEYMRRDSNLVKEEIKTFLNNRRISQAIVGQVTGISQSYISQWLLQQGLEMSDSKRRAFYRWYLLERNNPGATLSMRSMVKEEPDWRTGIMADRPAIVGAPLRLRRGSRFTWRKECQSIMESFFVENQYPDEAKREEIANACNSVIQKPGCKLSEFERVTALKVYNWFANRRKEMKRRANIAAILESHGIEVPSPSCHSNGEEGEMQEFADQVNQRFSEQEEVSTQRMVEQQDLSVRPTPEVLPSPAVQVAEQKEKDAKRETVDEE
- the zgc:91944 gene encoding homeobox-containing protein 1 isoform X2 — its product is MRQWCVPAATRSAEPLPGRLSVSPPPSDVRMECCGVEPRYTIEQIDLLQRLRLSGMTKPQIVHALESLERLDPDRRPPHCDSHTAPSSNNNNNNSSSSNNTHATTSAPAPSSSSSASSLSLASATTQTSGLDGAALSPSNSFEASPPPLYPTSVPVQRSFSYDIVGEEEWDLEEKVEEYMRRDSNLVKEEIKTFLNNRRISQAIVGQVTGISQSYISQWLLQQGLEMSDSKRRAFYRWYLLERNNPGLRWSESQHSASPRARGGDRDGLAAGASGCLPNPNTNLNPNSNPVWSRQRELLMHLLPWYTAAATAAQPGATLSMRSMVKEEPDWRTGIMADRPAIVGAPLRLRRGSRFTWRKECQSIMESFFVENQYPDEAKREEIANACNSVIQKPGCKLSEFERVTALKVYNWFANRRKEMKRRANIAAILESHGIEVPSPSCHSNGEEGEMQEFADQVNQRFSEQEEVSTQRMVEQQDLSVRPTPEVLPSPAVQVAEQKEKDAKRETVDEE
- the zgc:91944 gene encoding homeobox-containing protein 1 isoform X3 produces the protein MRQWCVPAATRSAEPLPGRLSVSPPPSDVRMECCGVEPRYTIEQIDLLQRLRLSGMTKPQIVHALESLERLDPDRRPPHCDSHTAPSSNNNNNNSSSSNNTHATTSAPAPSSSSSASSLSLASATTQTSGLDGAALSPSNSFEASPPPLYPTSVPVQRSFSYDIVGEEEWDLEEKVEEYMRRDSNLVKEEIKTFLNNRRISQAIVGQVTGISQSYISQWLLQQGLEMSDSKRRAFYRWYLLERNNPGATLSMRSMVKEEPDWRTGIMADRPAIVGAPLRLRRGSRFTWRKECQSIMESFFVENQYPDEAKREEIANACNSVIQKPGCKLSEFERVTALKVYNWFANRRKEMKRRANIEAAILESHGIEVPSPSCHSNGEEGEMQEFADQVNQRFSEQEEVSTQRMVEQQDLSVRPTPEVLPSPAVQVAEQKEKDAKRETVDEE